Proteins co-encoded in one Brassica oleracea var. oleracea cultivar TO1000 chromosome C4, BOL, whole genome shotgun sequence genomic window:
- the LOC106336909 gene encoding uncharacterized protein LOC106336909, which translates to MKGKSPDLESTGSGTTTKRSSVSSGSRSRTRRDFLTRFTNSEHFTDKLQDWFSLSLQNSESDAPVFDPPFELVELQKFDYALEGVSFQQLTRMPNAVYGSTSASVEANAYLAIEDFLHATVKTLWEAFWSQEDEPVPFSVGCLYNQNLKFYQAEQALALGKLEDLSATGVLLKNPRHPHGKWDHILELALLRPDIESDHHQPSLPLLGEALFYALRILIARSVSRLDFSQSSNCVFILLVDTQHGGVVKVEGDVSKLDFDVSSVYDCAAEWIQKHSKISVSPVDRIWNKLGNANWGDIGTLQVVFATYHSIMQFFGPPRHSIEDLAADHTSRLHSRRQERHLGEDTSLNENGAFRSPEIVEVQEEEERGESMKLEVGSVLWLEDSNYQKGYQISHVSLPHHIASPVDDDDDSGRAVFLYVGSPPSQLEPAWEDMNLWYQVQRQTKILSVMKQRGLSSKYLPELHGSGRVIHPGQCRKPSSGGRCDHPWCGTPILATTPVGERVADLVNEGMFGPEEAIRCCHDCLSALSSSSSGGIRHGDIRPENVVYVTSGVRQPYFVLIGWGHAVLEERDRPAMNLHFSSTYALQEGKLCAASDAESLIYMLYFCCGGDLPDLDSVEGALQWRETSWSKRLIQQKLGDVSTILKAFSDYVDSLCGTPYPLDCDIWLRRLKRNLSEDHGKDIETSG; encoded by the coding sequence GCAAATCACCAGACCTTGAATCCACCGGGTCTGGCACAACTACAAAGCGATCAAGCGTCTCATCAGGAAGCCGATCTCGCACCCGACGAGACTTCCTCACCAGGTTCACCAACAGCGAGCATTTCACCGACAAGCTACAAGACTGGTTCTCTCTATCACTACAAAACTCAGAGAGCGATGCACCGGTTTTCGACCCTCCTTTTGAGCTAGTCGAGCTGCAAAAGTTCGACTACGCGCTGGAAGGAGTCTCCTTCCAGCAGCTAACTCGAATGCCAAACGCCGTTTACGGTTCAACCTCAGCTTCCGTGGAGGCAAATGCATATCTAGCAATAGAAGACTTCTTGCACGCTACTGTCAAGACCCTGTGGGAGGCGTTCTGGAGCCAGGAGGACGAGCCTGTTCCTTTCTCCGTGGGCTGTCTCTACAATCAGAATCTTAAGTTTTACCAAGCCGAGCAAGCGTTAGCTCTCGGGAAGCTCGAGGATCTTTCAGCAACCGGCGTTCTGTTAAAAAATCCACGTCATCCGCACGGGAAGTGGGATCACATTCTTGAACTTGCTCTCCTAAGACCTGACATTGAGAGCGATCATCATCAACCTTCGTTACCTCTCTTAGGGGAGGCTCTTTTCTATGCTTTGCGTATACTCATCGCGAGAAGCGTGAGCCGTTTGGATTTCTCTCAAAGCTCAAACTGTGTCTTTATTCTTCTGGTTGATACACAACACGGTGGTGTTGTGAAAGTAGAAGGGGACGTGAGTAAACTGGACTTCGACGTGAGCAGTGTTTATGACTGCGCTGCGGAGTGGATTCAGAAGCATTCCAAGATCTCTGTGTCGCCCGTTGACAGGATATGGAACAAGCTGGGGAATGCAAACTGGGGAGACATTGGTACTTTGCAGGTGGTTTTCGCTACTTACCACAGTATAATGCAGTTCTTTGGACCGCCTAGGCACTCTATTGAAGACTTAGCCGCTGACCACACCTCTCGCCTTCACTCAAGAAGACAGGAGAGGCACTTGGGGGAGGATACTAGTCTCAACGAAAACGGTGCGTTTAGGTCTCCTGAAATCGTCGAAGTTCAAGAAGAAGAAGAGCGTGGAGAGTCTATGAAGCTTGAAGTTGGATCTGTTCTGTGGTTGGAGGATTCAAACTACCAAAAAGGCTATCAGATTAGCCACGTGTCTCTTCCTCATCATATTGCATCACCAGTGGATGATGATGACGACTCAGGGAGGGCTGTGTTTCTCTACGTTGGCTCTCCTCCTTCACAGCTTGAGCCTGCTTGGGAAGACATGAACTTATGGTACCAAGTGCAAAGACAAACTAAGATACTAAGCGTCATGAAGCAGAGAGGGCTTTCTAGCAAGTACTTGCCGGAGCTCCACGGCTCTGGTCGGGTAATTCACCCGGGACAATGTCGGAAACCGAGTTCTGGCGGACGGTGTGATCATCCTTGGTGCGGAACTCCCATCCTTGCGACCACTCCAGTCGGGGAGAGGGTCGCTGATTTGGTTAATGAAGGCATGTTTGGACCAGAAGAAGCTATCAGATGCTGCCACGATTGTTTATCCGCGCTCTCTTCCTCCTCTTCAGGTGGGATTCGCCACGGGGATATCCGACCTGAGAATGTGGTTTATGTTACTTCAGGTGTGAGACAGCCTTACTTTGTATTAATAGGTTGGGGTCACGCGGTGCTCGAGGAGAGAGATAGACCGGCCATGAATCTTCACTTCTCATCGACCTACGCGCTTCAGGAAGGGAAGCTCTGCGCTGCCTCGGACGCGGAGAGTTTGATCTACATGCTTTACTTCTGTTGTGGAGGGGACTTGCCTGATTTGGATTCGGTTGAAGGAGCTCTTCAGTGGAGAGAGACCTCTTGGTCTAAGAGGTTGATACAGCAGAAGCTTGGCGATGTCTCGACCATTTTAAAGGCCTTTTCTGATTACGTTGATAGTCTGTGTGGGACGCCGTATCCTTTGGATTGTGATATTTGGTTGAGGAGACTGAAGAGGAATCTTTCGGAAGATCATGGGAAAGATATCGAAACTTCAGGCTAA
- the LOC106340720 gene encoding probable protein S-acyltransferase 2: MGRKKSSHVHSAPSDDDDNNMYSKDSKPKRIYQLWRGNNKFYCGGRLVFGPDASSLLLTTAMIGAPAVTFSIRMAFMIGKRYPFFHTLVLMGSLLLTVLDFTFLFLTSSRDPGIIPRNKDAPEGEGLDKITQSSEWVNNKLGSTKLPRTKDVLVNGYTVKVKFCDTCLLYRPPRASHCSICNNCVQRFDHHCPWVGQCIALRNYPYFICFISTSTLLCLYVFVFSWVSMLEAHGKMLLMIITDDAIFIVLIVYCFVVVWFVGGLTVFHLYLICTNQTTYENFRYRYDKKENPYGKGLFKNLYELFFAKIPPPVINFRDWVPEEPDVEVGSIASELDRAFGPRGENKHDMDMEIGDWKASTGGLVLQTLEYDNNNKIEETVKKKCLSDGTAQTNTAFDVRSR, translated from the exons ATGGGGAGGAAGAAAAGCAGTCATGTCCATAGTGCTCCTTCTGACGACGACGACAACAACATGTATTCTAAAGATTCTAAGCCCAAGAGGATCTACCAACTCTGGCGTGGCAACAAT AAATTTTATTGTGGAGGGAGATTAGTCTTTGGTCCAGATGCATCTTCACTTCTTCTGACCACAGCTATGATTGGAGCTCCTGCTGTCACTTTCTCCATCCGAATGGCTTTCATGATCGGCAAGCGCTACCCTTTCTTCCACACTCTTGTCTTGATGGGTTCTCTTTTGCTCACCGTCTTG GACTTCACGTTTCTCTTCTTAACATCATCGAGAGACCCAGGGATCATCCCGAGGAACAAAGACGCACCTGAAGGAGAAGGGCTTGACAAGATCACTCAATCCTCAGAGTGGGTAAACAACAAGCTCGGTAGCACAAAGTTACCTCGAACCAAAGATGTGTTGGTGAATGGATACACTGTCAAAGTTAAGTTCTGTGATACTTGTTTGCTTTACCGTCCTCCTCGCGCCTCTCACTGCTCCATCTGCAACAACTGTGTCCAAAGATTTGATCACCATTGTCCATGGGTGGGCCAATGCATCGCTTTA AGAAACTATCCTTACTTCATTTGTTTCATATCAACATCAACACTCCTCTGCTTGTACGTCTTTGTCTTCTCATGGGTCAGCATGCTTGAGGCACACGGCAAGATGTTGTTAATGATTATTACGGATGACGCAATATTTATTGTTCTCATTGTCTACTGCTTCGTTGTTGTCTGGTTTGTTGGTGGGCTCACTGTTTTTCACCTCTATCTAATCTGCACCAATCAG ACAACTTATGAGAATTTTCGATACCGATATGACAAGAAAGAGAATCCTTACGGAAAGGGTCTCTTCAAGAACCTATACGAGTTGTTCTTTGCTAAGATCCCACCTCCAGTGATCAACTTCAGAGACTGGGTTCCAGAGGAACCTGACGTGGAGGTTGGTTCCATTGCATCTGAGCTAGACAGAGCCTTTGGACCACGGGGAGAAAATAAACATGATATGGATATGGAAATTGGAGATTGGAAAGCTAGCACAGGCGGTTTGGTTCTCCAGACGCTGGAGTATGACAACAACAACAAAATTGAAGAGACTGTTAAGAAGAAATGTTTAAGTGATGGAACTGCACAGACCAACACAGCGTTTGATGTGAGATCGAGATAA
- the LOC106337809 gene encoding nucleolin 1-like, with protein sequence MSARLAKAKRAWDSPMMVLTGYDTSLADADIEASLTNHFSSCGEIVGFELYNFKHLPIQDRQAHIAIWGEGAEDKALELNGSDMGGFKLVVVSFKQPVENSRPLPVDDDFPRGYMIPARVANPKKTSRYKKMKKKASRKKAWK encoded by the coding sequence ATGTCTGCTAGGTTGGCCAAGGCCAAACGAGCCTGGGATAGCCCAATGATGGTGCTTACAGGATATGACACTTCACTTGCTGATGCTGATATCGAGGCCTCCTTGACCAACCATTTCTCTTCATGCGGAGAGATTGTTGGTTTTGAGTTATACAACTTTAAACATCTTCCCATTCAAGATCGCCAAGCCCACATTGCTATCTGGGGAGAAGGTGCAGAAGACAAGGCCCTGGAACTTAATGGGAGTGACATGGGAGGATTCAAACTAGTTGTTGTGTCTTTTAAACAACCCGTGGAAAACAGCCGCCCCCTTCCTGTCGATGATGATTTCCCACGTGGCTACATGATCCCAGCTCGGGTTGCCAACCCCAAGAAGACGAGCCGTTACAAGAAGATGAAGAAGAAGGCCAGCCGTAAGAAGGCTTGGAAGTAG
- the LOC106337592 gene encoding uncharacterized protein LOC106337592 isoform X1: protein MMFLHSSVRHGLSLSLGVISVISWGVAEIPQIMTNFCEKSTEGLSIAFLTTWIIGDIFNLLGCLMEPATLPTQFYMALLYTVTTSVLFVQSIYYGHIYPRLKNRRNQMVEAERISNICNDAKIPSRWRNSCSDATTPCGVQTTPITMIPGSHRTSFTGRELFYTSARSLSSSHTPPAGSVLAQRMARGQSEPTLEEPLLPDDATPPSMPPSTKSLLCVVSVFMFLGTFNLSSLLSEPRTMALGESDRVFVVQAARKLLQVTSGNLAEHNGGENSKIGMWLGWAMAFIYMGGRLPQICLNMRRGHVEGLNPLMFFFALVGNMTYVGSILVASVEWSKIAPNLPWLVDAGGCVILDFLILLQFFHFRCRKDTDSDKKYETAEVV, encoded by the exons ATGATGTTTTTACACAGCAGTGTTAGACATGGTTTGTCATTGTCTCTTGGTGTCATCAGTGTTATCAGTTGGGGTGTTGCCGAGATACCACAGATTATGACTAACTTCTGTGAGAAATCCACTGAAGGTCTCTCTATTGCCTTCTTAACAACTTGGATCATTGG AGATATCTTCAATCTTCTTGGATGCTTGATGGAACCAGCTACT CTTCCAACACAGTTCTACATGGCATTG TTGTATACAGTGACTACATCAGTTCTCTTTGTTCAATCTATTTATTACGGCCATATCTACCCACGGTTGAAAAACAGAAGAAACCAGATG GTTGAAGCAGAACGGATATCAAACATATGCAATGATGCGAAGATTCCGAGCAGATGGAGGAATAGCTGCTCTGATGCTACTACTCCTTGTGGCGTTCAAACCACACCTATCACCATGATTCCTGGGAGTCACCGGACTAGTTTCACCGGAAGAGAGCTGTTCTACAC GTCGGCAAGATCTTTGTCGAGTAGTCATACACCACCAGCTGGATCTGTACTAGCTCAGAGAATGGCTCGTGGACAAAGTGAACCAACTCTTGAAGAGCCTTTGCTTCCTGATGACGCCACGCCTCCTTCAATGCCTCCTTCCACCAAATCTTTGCTATGCGTG GTCTCAGTGTTCATGTTTCTTGGAACGTTCAACCTCTCTAGCTTGCTTAGTGAGCCAAGAACTATGGCTTTGGGAGAGAGTGATCGAGTATTTGTGGTTCAAGCAGCAAGAAAGCTTTTGCAG GTCACTAGTGGCAACTTAGCAGAACATAACGGTGGAGAAAACAGCAAGATTGGGATGTGGTTGGGTTGGGCAATGGCATTCATTTACATGGGTGGAAGGCTTCCTCAGATATGTCTCAACATGAGGAGAGGACATGTTGAGGGATTGAATCCATTGATGTTCTTCTTTGCTTTAGTTGGCAATATGACTTATGTAGGAAG TATCCTTGTGGCCAGTGTTGAATGGTCAAAGATTGCACCGAATCTACCATGGCTTGTTGATGCAGGAGGATGTGTTATTCTCGATTTTCTT ATTCTGCTTCAGTTCTTCCACTTCCGGTGTCGCAAAGACACAGATTCTGACAAGAAGTATGAAACAGCAGAAGTTGTTTAA
- the LOC106337592 gene encoding uncharacterized protein LOC106337592 isoform X2, translating to MLDGTSYSSNTVLHGIVTTSVLFVQSIYYGHIYPRLKNRRNQMVEAERISNICNDAKIPSRWRNSCSDATTPCGVQTTPITMIPGSHRTSFTGRELFYTSARSLSSSHTPPAGSVLAQRMARGQSEPTLEEPLLPDDATPPSMPPSTKSLLCVVSVFMFLGTFNLSSLLSEPRTMALGESDRVFVVQAARKLLQVTSGNLAEHNGGENSKIGMWLGWAMAFIYMGGRLPQICLNMRRGHVEGLNPLMFFFALVGNMTYVGSILVASVEWSKIAPNLPWLVDAGGCVILDFLILLQFFHFRCRKDTDSDKKYETAEVV from the exons ATGCTTGATGGAACCAGCTACT CTTCCAACACAGTTCTACATGGCATTG TGACTACATCAGTTCTCTTTGTTCAATCTATTTATTACGGCCATATCTACCCACGGTTGAAAAACAGAAGAAACCAGATG GTTGAAGCAGAACGGATATCAAACATATGCAATGATGCGAAGATTCCGAGCAGATGGAGGAATAGCTGCTCTGATGCTACTACTCCTTGTGGCGTTCAAACCACACCTATCACCATGATTCCTGGGAGTCACCGGACTAGTTTCACCGGAAGAGAGCTGTTCTACAC GTCGGCAAGATCTTTGTCGAGTAGTCATACACCACCAGCTGGATCTGTACTAGCTCAGAGAATGGCTCGTGGACAAAGTGAACCAACTCTTGAAGAGCCTTTGCTTCCTGATGACGCCACGCCTCCTTCAATGCCTCCTTCCACCAAATCTTTGCTATGCGTG GTCTCAGTGTTCATGTTTCTTGGAACGTTCAACCTCTCTAGCTTGCTTAGTGAGCCAAGAACTATGGCTTTGGGAGAGAGTGATCGAGTATTTGTGGTTCAAGCAGCAAGAAAGCTTTTGCAG GTCACTAGTGGCAACTTAGCAGAACATAACGGTGGAGAAAACAGCAAGATTGGGATGTGGTTGGGTTGGGCAATGGCATTCATTTACATGGGTGGAAGGCTTCCTCAGATATGTCTCAACATGAGGAGAGGACATGTTGAGGGATTGAATCCATTGATGTTCTTCTTTGCTTTAGTTGGCAATATGACTTATGTAGGAAG TATCCTTGTGGCCAGTGTTGAATGGTCAAAGATTGCACCGAATCTACCATGGCTTGTTGATGCAGGAGGATGTGTTATTCTCGATTTTCTT ATTCTGCTTCAGTTCTTCCACTTCCGGTGTCGCAAAGACACAGATTCTGACAAGAAGTATGAAACAGCAGAAGTTGTTTAA